The Streptomyces sp. NBC_01275 genome has a segment encoding these proteins:
- a CDS encoding coagulation factor 5/8 type domain-containing protein, with amino-acid sequence MPHTSSDSSAPRRRTVLAAAAAAPALAALGSAPAVAASRVKCPRALPGGGDLGPNVIVFDPSTSGIQAKLDQIFAQQESAQFGAGRYALLFKPGTYSGLNAQLGFYTSIAGLGLSPDDTTINGDVTVDAGWFNGNATQNFWRSAENLALVPANGTNRWAVAQAAPFRRMHVRGDLNLSPTGYGWASGGYIADSRIDGQVGPYSQQQWYTRDSVIGSWLNGVWNMVFSGVQSAPAQSFPNPPYTTLATTPISREKPFLYLDGSEYRVFLPEKRTNASGVTWGNGTPRGTSLSLSRFYVAKPGVTAATLNQALTEGLHLLLTPGIYHLDQPIQVNRAGTVVLGLGYATLVPDNGVTALKVADVDGVRLAGFLIDAGPVNSPTLLEVGPSGAWRDHSANPTTVQDVFIRIGGAGAGKATTSMVINSRHTIVDHTWVWRADHGAGVGWDTNRADYGVVVNGSDVLATGLFVEHFNKYDVQWFGERGRTIFYQNEKAYDAPNQAAIQNGSVKGYAAYRVGDAVTVHEGWGLGSYCYYNVDPTIVQHNGFAAPNRSGVKFHDLLVVSLGGQGQYEHVVNETGTPTSGTSTVPSTVVSYP; translated from the coding sequence ATGCCCCACACCTCCTCGGATTCCTCCGCACCGCGCCGCAGAACCGTCCTCGCCGCCGCGGCCGCCGCGCCCGCGCTGGCCGCACTCGGCTCCGCGCCGGCCGTCGCCGCCTCACGCGTCAAGTGCCCGCGCGCCCTGCCGGGCGGCGGCGACCTCGGCCCCAACGTCATCGTCTTCGACCCGTCGACCTCCGGCATCCAGGCGAAGCTGGACCAGATCTTCGCCCAGCAGGAGTCGGCCCAGTTCGGCGCGGGCCGCTACGCACTGCTGTTCAAGCCCGGCACCTACAGCGGTCTCAACGCCCAACTCGGCTTCTACACCTCCATCGCGGGCCTCGGCCTCTCCCCCGACGACACGACCATCAACGGCGACGTGACGGTCGACGCGGGCTGGTTCAACGGCAACGCGACGCAGAACTTCTGGCGTTCGGCGGAGAACCTCGCGCTCGTCCCCGCGAACGGCACCAACCGCTGGGCCGTCGCCCAGGCCGCCCCCTTCCGCCGTATGCATGTGCGCGGCGACCTCAACCTCTCCCCCACCGGCTACGGTTGGGCGAGCGGCGGCTACATCGCCGACAGCCGGATCGACGGCCAGGTCGGGCCGTACTCGCAGCAGCAGTGGTACACCCGCGACAGCGTGATCGGCAGTTGGCTCAACGGCGTCTGGAACATGGTGTTCTCGGGTGTCCAGAGCGCGCCCGCGCAGAGCTTCCCGAACCCGCCGTACACCACCCTGGCCACGACGCCCATCTCCCGCGAGAAGCCCTTCCTCTACCTCGACGGCAGCGAATACCGGGTCTTCCTCCCGGAGAAGCGCACCAACGCGAGCGGAGTGACCTGGGGCAACGGCACACCGCGCGGCACCTCGCTGTCCCTGTCGCGGTTCTACGTCGCGAAGCCGGGCGTCACGGCGGCCACGCTCAACCAGGCGCTCACCGAAGGCCTCCACCTGCTGCTGACACCGGGGATCTACCACCTCGACCAGCCGATCCAGGTGAACCGCGCGGGCACGGTGGTCCTGGGCCTGGGTTATGCGACTCTCGTCCCTGACAACGGAGTTACGGCCCTGAAGGTCGCCGACGTGGACGGCGTACGGCTGGCGGGCTTCCTGATCGACGCCGGACCGGTCAACTCCCCGACACTGCTGGAGGTCGGGCCGAGCGGGGCGTGGCGCGACCACTCGGCCAACCCGACCACCGTCCAGGACGTGTTCATCCGCATCGGCGGCGCGGGCGCCGGCAAGGCCACCACCAGCATGGTGATCAACAGTCGGCACACCATCGTCGACCACACCTGGGTCTGGCGCGCCGACCACGGCGCCGGCGTCGGCTGGGACACCAACCGGGCCGACTACGGCGTCGTCGTCAACGGCTCCGACGTGCTCGCCACCGGCCTGTTCGTGGAGCACTTCAACAAGTACGACGTGCAGTGGTTCGGCGAGCGGGGCCGGACGATCTTCTACCAGAACGAGAAGGCGTACGACGCCCCGAACCAGGCGGCGATCCAGAACGGGTCCGTGAAGGGGTACGCCGCCTACCGGGTCGGGGACGCCGTGACCGTGCACGAGGGCTGGGGGCTGGGCAGTTACTGCTACTACAACGTCGACCCGACGATCGTGCAGCACAACGGCTTCGCCGCGCCGAACCGGTCGGGGGTGAAGTTCCACGACCTGCTGGTGGTCTCGCTCGGCGGTCAGGGCCAGTACGAGCATGTCGTCAACGAGACCGGAACGCCGACGTCCGGCACGTCGACCGTGCCGTCGACGGTGGTGTCGTATCCCTGA
- the fusA gene encoding elongation factor G, whose translation MRSNLDLHLAAVRNLGILAHVDAGKTTVTERILYATGTTHRRGEVHDGTTVTDFDPQERDRGITIFAAAVSCDWDGHRVNLIDTPGHVDFADEVERSLRVLDGAVAVFDAVAGVEPQSESVWRQADRHGVPRIAFVNKLDRAGADLDAAVASIRERLHPVPLVVQLPIGTQDAFTGVVDLLRMRALTWDDGSETAVEGDVPQALREEALRRRRLLEEAVAERHPAALEEFCDRETLSAATLAAALRDLTHTGDGVVVLCGSAYRNRGIEPLLDAVVAYLPSPLDVPAVRGMHEGVADAHEGREGAEGAGEERPADPAAPFAALAFKVGATSTGRLTYLRVYSGTIEKGATVWDASARRTERIGRILRVQADRHAPLERAVAGDIVAVIGLKSARAGTTLCAPDAPIVLEPPGVADPVVSVAVEARRSTDTERLVSALARLAEEDPSLVVRTDPETGQTVLSGMGELHLEVAVEKIRRTLGLDVNVGRPRVTYRETVVRGVSGLVFRHVKQDGGAGQFAHVVLDVEPLGTQDGFASGTQDGFAFRSAVVGGRVPQEYVRAVEAGCRDALAEGPLGGHPVTGLRVTLTDGATHVKDSSETAFRTAGRLALREALRGCAMALLEPVVEVTVTVPEDAVGAVLGDLAARRGRVTGSSVRGGAAVVTATVPLAELFGYATRLRSRTQGRGAFTARPTGYAPAPSPALAP comes from the coding sequence GTGCGCAGCAACCTCGACCTTCACCTCGCCGCCGTGCGCAATCTGGGCATCCTCGCCCATGTCGACGCAGGCAAGACCACCGTCACCGAGCGGATCCTGTATGCCACCGGGACCACGCACAGGCGCGGCGAGGTCCACGACGGCACGACCGTCACCGACTTCGACCCTCAGGAGCGAGACCGTGGAATCACCATCTTCGCCGCGGCCGTCAGCTGCGACTGGGACGGTCACCGCGTCAACCTGATCGACACGCCCGGGCACGTCGACTTCGCCGACGAGGTGGAGCGTTCCCTGCGCGTGCTGGACGGGGCGGTCGCGGTGTTCGACGCCGTCGCGGGCGTGGAACCGCAGAGCGAGTCCGTGTGGCGGCAGGCCGACCGGCACGGCGTGCCGAGGATCGCGTTCGTCAACAAGCTGGACCGGGCGGGGGCCGACCTCGACGCGGCCGTGGCGTCGATCCGGGAACGTCTCCACCCGGTTCCGCTGGTCGTCCAGCTGCCGATCGGCACGCAGGACGCCTTCACCGGCGTCGTGGACCTGCTGCGCATGCGGGCGCTGACCTGGGACGACGGCAGCGAAACGGCCGTCGAAGGGGACGTACCGCAGGCGTTGCGCGAGGAAGCGCTGCGTCGGCGTCGGCTGCTGGAGGAGGCCGTGGCGGAGCGGCACCCGGCCGCGCTCGAGGAGTTCTGCGACCGGGAGACGCTCTCCGCCGCGACCCTCGCGGCCGCTCTGCGCGATCTGACCCACACCGGCGACGGTGTCGTCGTGCTGTGCGGCTCGGCCTACCGCAACCGCGGCATCGAACCGCTGCTCGACGCCGTCGTCGCCTATCTGCCGTCACCCCTGGACGTGCCGGCTGTACGCGGTATGCACGAGGGCGTGGCTGATGCGCACGAGGGACGCGAGGGAGCGGAGGGGGCCGGCGAGGAACGTCCCGCCGACCCCGCCGCGCCGTTCGCGGCTCTCGCGTTCAAGGTCGGCGCCACCTCCACGGGCCGGCTCACCTATCTGCGGGTCTACTCGGGCACGATCGAGAAGGGAGCCACCGTGTGGGACGCGAGCGCGCGCCGCACCGAGCGGATCGGCCGGATCCTGCGGGTGCAGGCCGACCGGCACGCCCCGTTGGAGCGGGCGGTCGCCGGGGACATCGTGGCCGTGATCGGGCTGAAGTCGGCCCGTGCGGGCACGACCCTGTGCGCGCCGGACGCCCCGATCGTCCTCGAACCGCCCGGCGTCGCCGACCCGGTCGTCTCCGTGGCCGTCGAGGCACGTCGCAGCACCGACACCGAACGGCTGGTGTCGGCGCTCGCCCGACTGGCCGAGGAGGACCCCTCGTTGGTCGTGCGGACCGACCCCGAGACCGGGCAGACGGTGCTGTCGGGCATGGGCGAACTGCACCTCGAGGTCGCGGTGGAGAAGATCCGTCGCACTCTCGGACTGGACGTCAACGTGGGCCGCCCGAGGGTGACGTACCGGGAGACCGTTGTGCGCGGGGTGTCCGGCCTGGTCTTCCGACACGTCAAACAGGACGGCGGGGCAGGGCAGTTCGCGCACGTCGTGCTCGACGTCGAGCCGCTCGGCACGCAGGACGGCTTCGCGTCCGGCACGCAGGACGGCTTCGCGTTCCGCTCCGCCGTCGTCGGCGGACGGGTGCCGCAGGAGTACGTCCGTGCCGTCGAGGCCGGCTGCCGGGACGCGCTCGCCGAGGGTCCCCTCGGCGGGCACCCGGTGACCGGGCTGCGGGTCACCCTGACCGACGGGGCCACCCATGTGAAGGACTCCTCGGAGACGGCCTTCCGCACCGCGGGCCGGCTCGCTCTCCGGGAGGCCCTGCGCGGCTGCGCGATGGCGTTGCTGGAACCGGTCGTCGAGGTCACGGTGACCGTGCCCGAGGACGCCGTCGGGGCCGTCCTCGGCGATCTCGCGGCCCGGCGCGGCAGAGTCACCGGCTCCTCCGTGCGCGGCGGCGCCGCGGTGGTCACCGCCACCGTGCCGCTCGCGGAGCTGTTCGGCTACGCGACCCGGCTGCGCAGCCGCACCCAGGGCCGCGGCGCGTTCACGGCCCGGCCCACGGGGTACGCCCCGGCGCCGAGCCCCGCTCTCGCGCCGTAG